The Thunnus maccoyii chromosome 9, fThuMac1.1, whole genome shotgun sequence genome includes a region encoding these proteins:
- the LOC121904365 gene encoding zinc finger protein 568-like isoform X1 yields the protein MSSVQCLRELMNQRLTAAAEEIFTVFQKTIVEFEEEIDRQRRLLDIVWKPEIRLHRTELPQQHVCKEQKILPEQQSFVVWKPEINVHRIEPPQQHVCKEEEIPADQQLCNQERNSSLDREDPEPPQIKEEQEELCTSLEREDLVLQQETKTFMLTPTYGESGNSEDKTLDLSPDETQSAAEKEHVVSISVVPETNSDDQLLSYNSYVAESRDHKGDKHEDSGTTRNEETKPQKRLNKSKNITNNQDNTTTLKIHSNTVTGKTSLKCDTCGKSFKHKYSLHAHLRVHTGEKPYVCNTCEKRFSSTSALKAHLTIHTSEKPHFCRTCGKRFSNESELKSHSRIHKDEKQYSCKTCGKRFKFSNGLSIHMRIHTGEKPYLCNTCGKHFRHVQALKEHLRIHTGERPYSCKTCGNNFRHLSGLKNHVRIHTGEKLCPCKICGKSLRSSSGMLYHMRTHTVERPYVCNTCGKRYRQMADLKTHMSIHTGEKPFTCTLCVRAFRLPGNLTVHMRRVHKSEKTYVPLVDRCLSGSH from the exons ATGTCTTCAGTTCAGTGTTTGAGAGAGTTGATGAACCAGCgactaactgctgctgctgaagaaatattcacagtttttcaaaaaacTATCGTCGAGTTCGAGGAAGAGATCGACCGTCAGCGCAGACTGCTGGATATCGTTTGGAAACCAGAAATACGGTTACACAGAACAG AGCTTCCACAGCAGCATGTATGCAAGGAGCAGAAGATTCTCCCTGAACAGcaaagttttgttgtttggaAACCTGAAATAAATGTACACAGAATAG aGCCCCCACAGCAGCATGTCTGTAAGGAGGAGGAGATTCCtgctgaccagcagctctgtaacCAGGAGAGGAACTCCAGTCTGGACCGGGAGGACCCAGAGCCTCCacagattaaagaggaacaggaggaactctGCACCAGTCTGGAGAGAGAAGATCTGGTACTGCAGCAGGAGACTAAAACCTTTATGTTGACTCCTACTTATGGGGAAAGTGGCAACAGTGAAGATAAGACTCTGGACTTGAGTCCTGATGAAACTCAGAgtgcagcagagaaagagcaCGTTGTCAGCATCTCTGTGGTACCAGAAACAAACAGTGACGACCAGCTGCTCTCTTACAACTCTTATGTAGCTGAGAGCCGAGATCACAAAGGAGACAAACATGAAGACTCAGGAACAACTAGAAATGAAGAGACAAAACCACAGAAGAGActtaacaaaagcaaaaatatcacTAACAATCAAGATAACACTACCACGTTAAAGATTCACAGTAATACCGTTACAGGGAAAACGTCCTTAAAATGTGACACTTGCGGGAAATCTTTTAAGCACAAGTACAGTCTACATGCACATCtgagagtccacacaggtgagaaacCTTACGTTTGCAATACATGTGAGAAAAGATTTAGTTCAACATCAGCATTGAAAGCTCATTTAACAATCCACACAAGTGAGAAGCCACATTTTTGCAGAACCTGTGGGAAAAGATTCTCGAATGAATCAGAGTTGAAAAGTCATAGTCGAATCCACAAAGATGAGAAGCAGTATTCTTGCAAAACATGCGGGAAACGTTTCAAGTTTAGTAACGGGCTGTCGATCCACATGAGAATCCACACGGGTGAGAAGCCGTACCTTTGCAACACCTGCGGGAAACACTTCCGTCACGTGCAAGCATTGAAAGAGCATCTTAGGATACACACAGGTGAGAGGCCGTATTCTTGCAAAACTTGTGGGAACAACTTCCGTCACTTGTCAGGATTGAAAAACCATGTGAGAATCCACACGGGTGAGAAGCTGTGTCCTTGCAAAATATGTGGGAAAAGTTTAAGGTCTAGTAGCGGGATGTTGTACCACATGAGGACCCACACTGTTGAGAGGCCGTACGTCTGCAACACCTGTGGGAAAAGATACCGTCAGATGGCGGATTTGAAAACGCACATGAGtatccacacaggtgagaagccgttTACTTGCACGTTGTGTGTGAGAGCTTTTAGACTTCCTGGTAATTTGACGGTCCACATGAGGAGAGTCCACAAGAGTGAAAAAACATACGttcctttagtagatagatGTCTGTCAGGTTCACACTAA
- the LOC121904365 gene encoding zinc finger protein 568-like isoform X2, giving the protein MSSVQCLRELMNQRLTAAAEEIFTVFQKTIVEFEEEIDRQRRLLDIVWKPEIRLHRTELPQQHVCKEQKILPEQQSFVVWKPEINVHRIEPPQQHVCKEEEIPADQQLCNQERNSSLDREDPEPPQIKEEQEELCTSLEREDLVLQQETKTFMLTPTYGESGNSEDKTLDLSPDETQSAAEKEHVVSISVVPETNSDDQLLSYNSYVAESRDHKGDKHEDSGSTRNEETKPQKGHDRSKSQTNNVCNSTKIHLNTYTGQKSLICDTCGKSFKERYKLNLHLRVHTGEKPHLCNTCGKRFSDLSASKRHMLIHTGEKPYSCKTCGKDFRLHNVLKSHMRTHTGEKPYLCNTCGKSLSDLSGLKKHMRIHTGEKPYLCNTCGKTFGDTSDMKRHMRIHTGEKPYLCNTCGKNFRHMSALKKHMRIHTGEKPYPCKTCGKDFRSSSGLLVHMKTHAGEKPYLCNTCGKRYSQLPDLRTHMRIHAGEKPFNCTNVWENF; this is encoded by the exons ATGTCTTCAGTTCAGTGTTTGAGAGAGTTGATGAACCAGCgactaactgctgctgctgaagaaatattcacagtttttcaaaaaacTATCGTCGAGTTCGAGGAAGAGATCGACCGTCAGCGCAGACTGCTGGATATCGTTTGGAAACCAGAAATACGGTTACACAGAACAG AGCTTCCACAGCAGCATGTATGCAAGGAGCAGAAGATTCTCCCTGAACAGcaaagttttgttgtttggaAACCTGAAATAAATGTACACAGAATAG aGCCCCCACAGCAGCATGTCTGTAAGGAGGAGGAGATTCCtgctgaccagcagctctgtaacCAGGAGAGGAACTCCAGTCTGGACCGGGAGGACCCAGAGCCTCCacagattaaagaggaacaggaggaactctGCACCAGTCTGGAGAGAGAAGATCTGGTACTGCAGCAGGAGACTAAAACCTTTATGTTGACTCCTACTTATGGGGAAAGTGGCAACAGTGAAGATAAGACTCTGGACTTGAGTCCTGATGAAACTCAGAgtgcagcagagaaagagcaCGTTGTCAGCATCTCTGTGGTACCAGAAACAAACAGTGACGACCAGCTGCTCTCTTACAACTCTTATGTAGCTGAGAGCCGAGATCACAAAGGAGACAAAC ATGAAGACTCAGGATCAACTAGAAATGAAGAGACAAAACCACAGAAGGGACATGACAGAAGCAAAAGTCAAACTAACAATGTTTGCAACTCCACCAAAATTCACTTAAACACCTACACAGGTCAGAAGTCTTTAATATGTGACACTTGCGGGAAGTCTTTCAAAGAGAGGTACAAATTAAATCTACATTTGAGAgtacacacaggtgagaagccgcACCTCTGCAACACCTGCGGGAAAAGATTTAGTGACTTGTCAGCGTCAAAAAGACATATGTTGATACACACAGGTGAGAAACCGTATTCGTGCAAAACATGTGGGAAAGATTTCAGACTTCACAATGTCTTGAAAAGCCACATGAGAACCCACACAGGTGAAAAGCCGTACCTCTGCAACACCTGCGGGAAAAGCCTAAGTGATCTGTCGGGATTAAAAAAGCACATGAGAatacacacaggtgagaagccgtacctTTGTAACACCTGTGGGAAAACCTTCGGTGACACGTCGGATATGAAAAGGCACATGAGAATACACACAGGCGAGAAGCCGTACCTCTGCAACACCTGCGGGAAAAACTTCCGTCACATGTCAGCGTTGAAAAAGCACATGAGAATCCACACGGGTGAGAAGCCGTATCCATGCAAAACATGCGGGAAAGATTTCAGGTCTAGTAGCGGGTTGTTGGTCCACATGAAGACCCACGCTGGTGAAAAGCCGTATCTCTGCAACACCTGTGGGAAAAGATACTCTCAACTGCCAGATTTGAGAACGCACATGAGAATTCATGCAGGCGAGAAGCCGTTTAATTGCACGAATGTGTGGGAGAACTTTTAG